A stretch of the Parabacteroides timonensis genome encodes the following:
- a CDS encoding RagB/SusD family nutrient uptake outer membrane protein, with protein sequence MKTRLKYICLSAVAGLTLSFSSCSDFMDLTPEDQYDEATVWTDADLTKSVVTDVYSYVCDIAQEVNPEAWTDDGFFTHVYGCRDINEATVSPSNLAAYDRDDCPFRWSKQFKAIYRANLVLENIDNVPQKTGVDLNALKGETYFLRAYIYTELLRGFGGVPIVDHVYSIEEASEMELPRSNVADVMDFILKDIEQAVSLLPEQQTGANLGRATRGAAKALKARLLLHIASPLFADRSVNTLACNQYTGDRQALYQKALDAAKEVINDGNYSLIDCNAGTIKDIAEKFHNIIITNNDETIWSKQYVNKDKDADNWVRNRVALLHGPNGYHNWAGTAPTHDLVMAFETEDGKIPNTLLKAGEETTVNPYTNREPRFYATIGYDGAEWGRPRASDGAVFDATPLGNLQFGYYELSSGGVEVNAIQSVDDENNAIKKQQFNGMVGVDTRMSNIENWNGTYTGYLEKKLIDGTVSATEHNFQICPMPYIRLAEMYLIAAEACIELNKLDEAAIYLDALRGRIGRPDTRATLAVRGQAFNQNDLREFLRHERRVELTYEHSRYYDVRRWMIAPETGSKKLTGITIVGRLKPGKTATLPYVHDEDVYNYTWTVLNLNYIEKRKWDNKMYFAPIKLEETLRNPALEQNPGFK encoded by the coding sequence ATGAAAACAAGACTAAAATATATTTGTCTTTCGGCTGTCGCAGGACTAACACTATCATTCAGTTCCTGTTCCGACTTTATGGACCTGACACCGGAAGACCAGTATGATGAAGCAACCGTTTGGACGGATGCCGATTTGACAAAATCAGTTGTTACCGATGTTTATTCGTATGTATGCGACATCGCACAAGAAGTAAATCCTGAAGCATGGACAGATGACGGGTTTTTTACACACGTATATGGATGTCGTGATATAAACGAAGCAACCGTTTCTCCTAGCAACTTGGCCGCTTACGATCGTGACGACTGTCCGTTTAGATGGAGCAAACAGTTTAAAGCTATCTACCGTGCCAATCTCGTATTGGAAAATATAGACAACGTTCCTCAGAAAACCGGGGTAGACTTGAATGCTTTGAAAGGGGAGACCTATTTCCTTCGGGCGTATATCTATACGGAGTTGCTCCGTGGTTTCGGTGGCGTGCCTATCGTAGACCATGTGTACAGTATCGAAGAGGCTTCAGAAATGGAGCTACCGCGTTCCAACGTGGCTGATGTTATGGATTTTATATTAAAAGACATTGAACAAGCTGTTAGCTTATTGCCGGAACAACAGACCGGTGCAAACTTAGGGCGTGCAACGAGGGGAGCCGCTAAAGCGTTGAAGGCTCGTTTATTGCTGCATATTGCCAGTCCGTTGTTTGCAGACCGTTCTGTTAACACTTTGGCATGTAATCAATACACAGGCGACCGGCAAGCTTTATATCAAAAGGCACTGGATGCAGCTAAAGAGGTAATTAATGATGGCAATTATTCACTTATCGACTGTAATGCAGGTACAATCAAGGATATTGCAGAAAAATTCCATAATATCATTATCACGAATAATGACGAAACAATCTGGTCCAAACAGTATGTAAACAAAGATAAGGATGCCGACAACTGGGTTCGTAACCGTGTAGCTTTACTGCATGGTCCGAATGGATACCACAACTGGGCAGGTACTGCTCCGACTCATGATTTGGTCATGGCATTTGAGACGGAAGACGGAAAGATCCCGAACACCCTGTTGAAAGCCGGCGAAGAAACAACTGTGAATCCGTATACAAATCGCGAACCACGTTTCTATGCAACAATCGGCTATGACGGAGCAGAATGGGGACGCCCCAGAGCCTCTGATGGAGCTGTGTTCGATGCAACTCCACTGGGTAACCTGCAGTTCGGATATTATGAATTGAGTAGCGGTGGTGTTGAAGTTAATGCCATACAATCAGTAGATGATGAAAATAATGCTATCAAAAAGCAACAATTTAACGGTATGGTTGGTGTAGATACCCGTATGTCTAATATCGAAAACTGGAACGGAACGTACACAGGCTATCTGGAAAAGAAATTAATCGATGGTACGGTTTCTGCGACCGAACATAATTTCCAGATCTGTCCGATGCCGTATATCCGTTTGGCCGAAATGTACCTGATTGCAGCCGAAGCTTGTATTGAACTGAATAAGTTGGATGAAGCGGCTATTTATTTGGATGCCCTCCGTGGGCGTATCGGACGTCCGGATACAAGAGCTACTTTGGCTGTTCGGGGACAGGCTTTTAATCAGAATGATTTGCGTGAGTTTTTGCGTCATGAACGTCGTGTAGAATTAACTTACGAGCATTCTCGTTATTATGATGTACGTCGCTGGATGATAGCTCCGGAAACAGGCAGTAAAAAGTTGACAGGTATCACTATTGTAGGCCGTCTGAAACCGGGTAAGACTGCTACGTTACCATATGTACATGATGAAGACGTTTATAATTATACCTGGACCGTCCTCAATCTGAACTACATTGAGAAACGTAAATGGGATAACAAAATGTATTTTGCTCCTATCAAACTAGAGGAGACATTACGTAATCCGGCATTGGAGCAGAATCCGGGTTTCAAATAG
- a CDS encoding glycoside hydrolase family 2 TIM barrel-domain containing protein, giving the protein MKLKMLACCCSLIGMTAFAQKNEWKDPNVNEVNRASMHTNYFAYETEDAALKGCKESSGNFMTLNGTWKFNWVQNADARPTDFYQVNFNDKGWANMPVPGVWELNGFGDPIYVNVGYPWRNQFKNNPPEIPVENNHVGSYRKEIIIPADWKGKEIFAHFGSVTSNMYLWVNGQYVGYSEDSKLEAEFDLTKYLKPGKNLIAFQVFRWCDGTYLEDQDFLRLSGVGRDCYLYARNPKYIQDIRVTPDLDAQYKDATLNIALNLKGGGVVDVKLLDKQGNSVATTTLKGSGKVSADMAVANPLKWTAETPNLYTLVATLKDGSKELETIPVKVGFRKIELKGGQILVNGQPVLFKGADRHEMDPDGGYVVSRERMLQDIRIMKEYNLNAVRTCHYPDANLWYDLCDEYGIYVVAEANVESHGMGYGEETLAKNPLYAKAHMERNQRNVQRGFNHPSIIFWSLGNEAGFGPNFEACYTWIKNEDKSRAVQYEQARTNEFTDIYCPMYLGYDRCEEYCKGNIDKPLIQCEYAHAMGNSQGGFKEYWDLVRKYPKYQGGFIWDFVDQSLRMKNKDGVEFYGYGGDFNRYDATDNNFLDNGLISPDRKPNPHMHEVGHIYQSIWVTPSDLANGVVNVYNENFFRDLSGYYAEWELLANGEVVQTGMIKDLEVAPQQTKSVKLNYNTEGICKCKELLLNVAFKLKKAETMLPAGYTVAKNQLVIRPYEAPELKLANVEKVNIATVIPVIKENDYNYLIVSGENFRIEFNKHDGFLCKYDVKGQAMIDEGGKLTPNFWRAPTDNDMGAGLQNKYAAWKQPGLKLTSMTNKIENGQAVVNAEYTMEAVSAKLYITYTINNEGAVKVSQKMVADKSAKVSDMFRFGMQMQMPEEMARIKYYGRGPWENYSDRNNVTDLGQFCQTVDEQFYSYIRPQETGTKTDIRWWKQTNKGGNGLMFVAEAPFSASALNYSIESLDDGVQKDQRHSELVQKVDYTNLCIDKAQMGLGCVNSWGALPLEKYRLPYGDYEFTFIMTPVQSNL; this is encoded by the coding sequence ATGAAATTAAAAATGCTAGCTTGCTGTTGTTCCTTAATCGGAATGACAGCATTCGCTCAGAAAAATGAGTGGAAGGATCCAAACGTTAATGAGGTAAACCGTGCTTCGATGCATACCAATTATTTTGCGTATGAGACAGAGGATGCCGCGTTGAAGGGATGCAAAGAATCTTCAGGGAATTTTATGACCTTGAACGGAACCTGGAAATTTAACTGGGTACAGAATGCGGATGCTCGTCCGACAGATTTCTACCAGGTGAACTTTAACGATAAAGGGTGGGCGAATATGCCTGTTCCGGGGGTATGGGAACTGAACGGTTTCGGCGATCCTATCTATGTAAATGTAGGGTATCCGTGGAGAAACCAGTTTAAGAACAATCCTCCCGAAATTCCAGTAGAAAATAATCATGTCGGTTCATACCGGAAGGAAATAATTATTCCGGCAGACTGGAAGGGTAAAGAAATCTTCGCTCATTTCGGTTCTGTGACCTCCAATATGTATCTGTGGGTGAACGGACAATATGTAGGATACAGTGAAGACAGCAAACTGGAAGCCGAATTCGATCTAACCAAATACTTGAAACCCGGAAAGAACCTGATCGCATTCCAGGTCTTCCGCTGGTGCGACGGAACTTACCTGGAAGACCAGGACTTCCTGCGCCTGTCGGGGGTAGGACGCGATTGTTATCTGTATGCCCGTAATCCGAAGTATATCCAGGATATCCGTGTAACTCCGGATCTGGATGCACAGTATAAAGATGCTACATTGAATATTGCATTGAATCTGAAAGGTGGCGGTGTGGTCGATGTGAAACTGTTGGATAAGCAAGGCAATTCGGTTGCAACAACTACACTGAAAGGATCGGGTAAAGTTTCTGCCGATATGGCTGTTGCCAATCCGTTGAAGTGGACGGCTGAAACACCGAACCTGTACACTTTGGTTGCTACATTGAAAGATGGCAGTAAAGAGTTGGAAACAATTCCGGTAAAAGTCGGTTTCCGTAAAATCGAACTGAAAGGTGGTCAGATCCTGGTAAACGGACAACCAGTCTTATTTAAAGGGGCAGACCGTCATGAAATGGATCCGGACGGTGGTTACGTGGTATCACGTGAACGCATGTTGCAGGATATCAGAATAATGAAGGAATATAATCTGAATGCCGTTCGTACTTGTCATTATCCGGATGCAAACCTGTGGTATGACTTGTGTGATGAATACGGTATCTATGTCGTGGCTGAAGCCAATGTGGAATCTCACGGTATGGGATATGGTGAAGAAACACTGGCTAAGAATCCGCTGTATGCCAAGGCGCATATGGAGCGTAACCAGCGTAATGTACAGCGTGGGTTCAATCATCCGTCTATCATTTTCTGGTCGTTGGGGAATGAAGCCGGTTTCGGACCGAACTTCGAAGCATGCTATACCTGGATCAAGAACGAAGACAAGAGCCGTGCCGTTCAGTACGAACAAGCCCGTACGAATGAGTTTACAGATATCTATTGCCCGATGTACCTGGGATATGACAGATGCGAAGAATATTGCAAAGGTAATATCGACAAGCCGCTTATCCAATGTGAATATGCACATGCGATGGGTAACTCGCAAGGCGGATTTAAAGAATATTGGGATCTTGTACGCAAGTATCCGAAATACCAGGGTGGTTTCATCTGGGACTTCGTAGATCAGTCATTGCGTATGAAGAATAAGGATGGCGTAGAGTTTTATGGGTATGGTGGCGACTTCAACCGTTATGATGCAACAGACAACAACTTCCTCGATAATGGTTTGATCAGCCCTGATCGTAAACCGAATCCACATATGCATGAAGTAGGCCATATCTATCAGTCAATTTGGGTTACACCTTCTGATCTGGCCAACGGCGTAGTGAATGTGTATAATGAAAACTTCTTCCGTGATTTGAGCGGTTACTATGCTGAATGGGAATTGCTGGCAAACGGTGAAGTTGTCCAGACCGGTATGATCAAAGACCTGGAAGTTGCTCCGCAACAAACCAAGTCTGTCAAATTGAATTACAATACGGAAGGTATTTGTAAATGCAAGGAACTGTTATTGAATGTAGCGTTCAAACTGAAAAAGGCTGAAACAATGCTTCCAGCCGGATATACAGTAGCTAAAAATCAGTTGGTGATCCGTCCGTATGAAGCTCCGGAATTGAAACTGGCTAATGTAGAAAAGGTAAATATCGCAACAGTTATTCCTGTTATCAAGGAAAACGATTATAATTACCTGATCGTTTCAGGCGAAAACTTCCGTATCGAATTTAATAAACACGACGGTTTCCTTTGTAAATATGATGTGAAAGGACAAGCTATGATCGATGAAGGCGGCAAATTGACACCTAACTTCTGGCGTGCTCCGACCGACAACGACATGGGTGCCGGCCTGCAGAATAAATATGCAGCCTGGAAACAACCCGGTCTGAAACTGACTTCTATGACTAATAAGATTGAAAATGGTCAGGCTGTCGTAAATGCGGAATATACAATGGAGGCAGTTTCTGCCAAGCTGTATATCACCTATACGATCAACAACGAAGGTGCAGTGAAGGTTTCGCAGAAGATGGTTGCCGATAAGTCTGCTAAAGTATCGGATATGTTCCGTTTCGGTATGCAAATGCAGATGCCGGAAGAGATGGCACGCATTAAATACTACGGACGTGGCCCGTGGGAAAATTATTCGGATCGTAATAATGTAACCGACCTGGGTCAGTTCTGTCAGACAGTGGACGAACAGTTCTATTCTTATATCCGTCCGCAGGAAACCGGAACAAAGACTGATATCCGTTGGTGGAAACAAACGAACAAGGGTGGTAATGGTTTGATGTTTGTGGCTGAGGCTCCGTTCTCTGCTTCTGCATTGAATTATTCGATCGAATCGCTTGATGACGGCGTACAGAAAGACCAGAGACATTCGGAACTGGTTCAGAAGGTAGACTATACTAATTTGTGTATCGATAAAGCGCAGATGGGATTAGGCTGTGTGAATAGCTGGGGAGCGCTTCCTCTGGAAAAATATCGCCTGCCTTATGGAGATTATGAGTTTACTTTTATTATGACTCCGGTTCAGTCGAATTTATAA
- a CDS encoding Gfo/Idh/MocA family protein — translation MKNRKLRMGMVGGGSDAFIGAIHRRAAFMDNQIELVCGCFSVDPEISKSSGLSYFLPEDRIYSTYQEMFEHEMTLPEGERMDFVTIVTPNRWHFEPAMMALERGFHVVVDKPMTFSLEEAKQLQKKVEETGLVLALTHVYSAYPAVKEAKARIARGDLGKLRRVYVEYLQGWLSDRIELQGGNNAGWRTDPKRSGKAGCIGDIGTHAWHLSEYITGLKVQEVCADLNAFVPGRPIDDDGAAFMRYENGVVGTLTASQVAAGEENNIRIRIYGDKGGLEWQQQEPNTLLAKWTDKPTEVIRMGNNGFISDTAKMNTRTPGGHPEGFIEAFANIYRNFAHTVMSIKKGEQPCEECLDFPTVYDGVRGMQFIETMVEAGYNDNQKWQKWVD, via the coding sequence ATGAAAAACAGAAAGCTAAGAATGGGCATGGTAGGTGGTGGAAGTGATGCTTTTATTGGAGCTATCCATCGTCGTGCGGCCTTTATGGACAATCAGATTGAATTAGTTTGCGGATGTTTCAGCGTAGACCCTGAAATATCTAAAAGTTCCGGACTCTCTTATTTCCTCCCGGAAGATCGTATTTACAGTACTTATCAGGAAATGTTCGAACACGAAATGACTTTGCCGGAAGGCGAACGGATGGATTTTGTTACGATCGTAACACCTAACCGCTGGCATTTCGAACCCGCTATGATGGCTCTGGAAAGAGGCTTCCATGTTGTGGTGGACAAGCCGATGACCTTCTCATTGGAAGAAGCGAAGCAACTACAGAAAAAAGTAGAAGAAACCGGACTGGTATTGGCTCTTACTCATGTGTATTCAGCTTATCCTGCCGTGAAAGAAGCGAAAGCCCGTATCGCCAGAGGTGATCTGGGTAAACTGCGTCGTGTGTATGTGGAATACCTGCAAGGATGGCTTTCCGACCGGATCGAACTGCAGGGGGGAAACAATGCCGGATGGCGTACAGACCCTAAACGTTCGGGTAAAGCCGGCTGTATCGGGGATATCGGTACACATGCCTGGCATTTGAGTGAATATATAACCGGTCTTAAGGTACAGGAAGTTTGTGCCGACCTGAATGCTTTTGTACCCGGACGTCCGATCGATGACGATGGTGCCGCTTTCATGCGCTATGAGAATGGGGTGGTAGGTACGCTGACAGCTTCACAGGTTGCAGCCGGAGAAGAAAATAATATCCGTATCCGTATCTATGGAGACAAAGGCGGTCTGGAATGGCAGCAACAGGAACCGAACACCTTGTTGGCTAAATGGACCGACAAACCGACCGAAGTGATTCGGATGGGAAATAATGGATTTATAAGCGATACAGCCAAAATGAATACCCGTACACCGGGCGGTCACCCGGAAGGTTTCATCGAAGCATTTGCCAATATATACAGAAACTTCGCCCATACCGTAATGAGTATTAAGAAAGGAGAGCAGCCTTGTGAAGAATGCCTGGATTTCCCGACTGTATACGATGGCGTAAGAGGTATGCAATTCATTGAAACAATGGTGGAAGCCGGTTACAATGATAATCAGAAATGGCAGAAGTGGGTAGATTGA
- a CDS encoding SUMF1/EgtB/PvdO family nonheme iron enzyme, which produces MATNKNSNRYLSDPKKSFFRGKTFMLLLGVIFGAGVMILAYNTSVYFSSDESCMMCHVHPHVENSWKLSKHVNNGSGVKVHCVDCHLPPKNDTWNHYTAKAKLGLKDVWSFMTKDSADFDWNAKSELEHAVKYIPNESCKECHQNLFPEGITNDGITAHLYYDENEKKLDLQCISCHLDAGHYNPNYNHSKMTGVPGLASGGGAVDTSLYFKEPAVVTAFADFKEQIPGTPVSFNMVAVPGGTFKMGSTPKEPFHKPDEAPVREVTVSPFFMAELEVTWDQYWAFYGSTMSEGRTPPETVYANNSNPDVDAISGPTPPFGFPDQGWGGGDRPAITMTHYAAETFCQWLSKKTGKKYRLPTEAEWEYAARGGTETPYFFSGSPKDFSDQGFWRKFFDAKTDSISSFVIYNKNSKNKTQEPDLVKANPFGLKNMLGNVMEYCADKYDPEAYCKGGNAVTNPLVTEGTEWVVRGGNYTSDAADVRSAARDYTKHDAWLKTDPQQPKSIWWYSDIRGIGFRVVCEPDASIK; this is translated from the coding sequence ATGGCTACTAACAAAAATTCTAACCGATATTTATCAGATCCAAAGAAGTCTTTCTTCAGAGGAAAGACTTTTATGCTCCTTCTTGGAGTAATCTTCGGTGCCGGGGTTATGATCCTGGCCTATAATACTTCTGTCTATTTTTCTTCTGACGAATCTTGTATGATGTGCCATGTGCACCCTCATGTGGAAAATAGCTGGAAACTATCCAAACATGTAAATAACGGAAGTGGAGTGAAAGTACATTGTGTAGACTGTCACCTCCCGCCTAAGAACGATACATGGAACCATTATACGGCAAAAGCGAAACTGGGCTTGAAAGATGTCTGGTCTTTTATGACGAAAGACAGTGCCGATTTCGACTGGAATGCAAAGTCTGAACTGGAGCATGCCGTAAAATATATCCCTAACGAATCATGTAAAGAATGTCACCAGAATCTATTCCCCGAAGGGATTACGAACGATGGTATCACTGCACACCTTTATTATGATGAGAATGAAAAGAAACTGGACTTGCAGTGTATCAGTTGTCACCTGGATGCGGGACACTATAATCCGAACTATAACCATTCGAAGATGACGGGTGTACCGGGTCTGGCTTCCGGTGGCGGAGCGGTGGATACAAGCCTGTATTTTAAAGAACCGGCAGTGGTTACAGCTTTTGCCGATTTTAAGGAACAGATCCCCGGCACTCCGGTGTCGTTTAATATGGTGGCTGTTCCCGGCGGAACATTCAAGATGGGTAGCACTCCGAAAGAACCGTTCCACAAACCGGATGAAGCTCCTGTACGTGAGGTAACTGTCAGCCCGTTCTTTATGGCTGAACTGGAAGTAACCTGGGATCAGTACTGGGCATTCTACGGTAGCACGATGAGTGAAGGGCGTACACCTCCTGAAACAGTATATGCAAACAACAGCAACCCGGATGTAGATGCTATTTCCGGTCCGACTCCTCCGTTCGGTTTTCCCGATCAGGGATGGGGTGGCGGCGATCGTCCGGCTATCACGATGACACATTATGCAGCTGAAACATTCTGCCAGTGGTTGTCAAAGAAGACAGGCAAGAAATACCGCCTGCCGACCGAAGCCGAATGGGAATATGCAGCCCGTGGCGGTACGGAAACTCCTTACTTCTTCTCCGGTAGCCCGAAAGATTTCTCGGATCAGGGTTTCTGGCGTAAGTTCTTCGATGCAAAGACCGACAGCATCAGCTCGTTCGTTATTTACAATAAGAACAGTAAGAATAAGACACAAGAACCGGATCTGGTGAAAGCCAATCCGTTCGGATTAAAGAATATGTTGGGTAATGTCATGGAATATTGTGCAGACAAGTACGATCCCGAAGCTTACTGCAAGGGAGGCAACGCTGTAACAAATCCGTTGGTGACAGAAGGAACAGAATGGGTAGTGCGCGGAGGTAATTATACTTCGGACGCTGCAGATGTTCGTTCGGCAGCCCGCGACTATACCAAACATGATGCGTGGTTGAAGACAGATCCGCAACAACCAAAGAGTATCTGGTGGTACTCAGATATACGCGGTATTGGCTTCCGTGTAGTATGTGAGCCCGATGCTTCAATTAAGTAG